The Deinococcus puniceus genome segment TCGGACGGCGATAAGTTGGGGTTGTAGGCGGCGTTGGCTTGTAAACCCCCCCGTTGCCTTCGCACCGCCCCCCCTTAAGGGGAGGACTAAAAGCTTTTGCGCTCCCCTTTAAGGGGGGTGGCTGCGAAGCAGACTGGGGGGGTTGTTTTCACGCCCCCTTACAGCGGCATATTTCCGTGCTTCTTGTACGGCCTCTCTTCCCGCTTTTCCCGCAGCATGGCGAAGGTCTGGATCAGGCGGGCGCGGGTGTCTTCCATCGGAATCACGTCGTCTATGTAGCCTTTGCTGGCGGCCACATAAGGATTGTCGAAGGCGTCTTTGTAGTCGCGGATCTTCTCGGCCCGCATCGCTTCGGGGTTTTCGGCGTTCTGGATGTCGCGGCGGTACACGATATTGGCTGCCCCCTCCGCGCCCATGACCGCCACAGCAGCGGTAGGCCACGCGTACACCACGTCCGCGCCCATATCCCGGCTGTTCATGGCGAGGTACGCGCCGCCGTAGCTTTTGCGCGTGATCAGCGTGATTTTGGGCACGGTGGCCTCGGCATAGGCATACAGCATTTTTGCGCCGTGCCGGATAATCCCGGCGTGTTCCTGCGCTACTCCCGGCAGGAATCCCGTCACGTCTACCAGCGTCAGAATGGGGATGTTGTAGCAGTCGCAGGTGCGAATAAAGCGGGCGGCCTTGTCTGAGGCGTCAATGTTCAGCGTTCCGGCCATCACACGCGGATTGTTGGCGACGATGCCTACGCTTTGGCCGTTCAGTCGGGCAAATCCGATCAGGATATTCTTGGCCCAATTGGGCTGAATTTCCAGAAACGTGCCGTCGTCCACGAGTTCATGAATCACGTCATGCATGTCGTAAGGCCTGCGCTGATCGGGCGTGACGATGTTCAGTAAGGCGTCGTTGCGGCGGTTGGCAGGATCGGATGTGGGCTGCACGGGCGGCTTCTCGCGGGCACTTTGCGGCAAGTAGCCCAACAGGTCACGGATGCCGCGCAGCACGGCTTCATCGCCGTCGTATTCCAGATGCGCCACGCCCGATTTGCGGGTATGCACGTCTGCGCCGCCCAACTGGTCAAAGGTCACGTCCTCGCGCGTCACGCTTTTGATGACTTCGGGGCCAGTAATGAACATATAACTGCTGCCGCCGCTCATCAGAATGAAGTCGGTGAGGGCCGGAGAATAGACCGCGCCGCCCGCGCAGGGGCCGAGAATGGCGCTGATTTGCGGCACCGCGCCGGAATAAATCGCGTTGCGGTAAAAAATCTCGCCGTACCCGCTGAGGCTGTCCACGCCTTCCTGAATGCGTGCGCCCGCCGAATCGTTCAGGCCGATGACCGGGCACCCCGTTTTGGCCGCCAAGTCCATGACTTTGGTAATTTTGGCGGCGTTCATTTTGCCGAGGCTGCCGCCCAGCACCGTAAAATCCTGACTGAACACGAAGACCTGCCGCCCGTCTATCGTGCCGCTGCCCGTGACCACGCCTTCGCCGGGGGCTTCTACGCCCTGCATCAGCCGCCCGCCCCCATGCTCCACGAAGGTGCCGAGTTCCAGAAAGCTGCCTGCGTCCAGCAAGGTGTCTATGCGCTCGCGGGCCGTGAGTTTACCCCCTGCCCGCTGCTTTTTTTGGCGTTCTAGGCCGCCGCCGAGTTCCACTTTGGCGCGGCGCTGCTCCATCGTGGCAATGAGTTCCTGAAGTTCGAGGGCCAGTTGAGTCATGCCCCAATCTATCCAAACGCTCGTTAGGATGTGGGGAACCGTCCGTAGTCAGTGGTGAGTAGGACAATCGAAAGCAATTGAGGCATGGGAGTGGCAAGCCAGTGTCAAGGCTCATGGCCCAGAGTTCACAGCCGAATCCCCTATACTATCCACATGACTCTTATCCTAGACGGCACAGATGCACAGGCCGACGCTGGAGAACAACTGGCCCACTGTATCCGGCTGGAGCGGGAGGCGCGGGGCTGGTCTCAGGCCGATCTGGCGCAGCATTCCGGGGTTTCTAAGGCTAGCATCAGCAAAATAGAACGCGGTGAGATGAGTCCGACGGCGGGAACGCTGGTGCGCTTGGCGGGGGCCTATGGCCTGACGCTGGCGGGCTTGCTGCTGCGGGCCGAGGGACACACCGGGCGCTTGGTGCGGGCCGCCGATCAGCCGCGCTGGCGCGATCCCGGCTCCGGCTATGAACGCCAGCAGATCTTCATGCGTCCCGATCACCCGTTGGAGGTGGTGCGGGTCACGCTGCCGCCGCATCAGCACGTCAATTTGCCCGCTTCTTCGTATGCCCGGATTCGTCAGGTGGTGCTGCTGGAGGCCGGAGCGTTGACGGTTCAGGAAGGGCCAGAGCTTCACGAACTGGCCCCCGGAGACAGCCTCGCTTTTGGCCCGCCGCATGACGTGACCTTCCGCAATCCCGCCGCCCAGCCCTGCACCTACCTCGTGGTGCTGGCCCGGAGTTGAGATGACCAACCCCACACTGCCCTTCCAGATTCGCGCCCTGAACACTGACTCCCACACTGCCGACCAACTGTGTACGCTGCTGATTGAAACTGTCGCCAACGGAGAATCGGTCAGCTTTATGCATCCGCTGGCCCCCGACGCTGCCGCCGCATTCTGGGCGAGTTCGCTGGCCGCCGCCAGCCGGGGCGAACGCATCGTGTTGGGGGCTTGGCAAGACGGCACGCTGATCGGCACCGTGACGCTGCTGCTGGACTTTCCACCCAATCAGCCCCACCGCGCCGAAATTGCCAAGATGATGACCCGGCTGGGCCACCGGGGACAGGGCGTAGCGACTGCGTTATTGCAGGAGGCCGAGCGAATGGCGGCACAGGAGGGCCGGACGCTATTGGTGCTGGACACCGCCACAGACGGCGGCGCGGCGGGCCTGTACGAAAAAATGGGCTACACGCTGGCCGGAGAAATCCCCGACTTTGCCCTGAAACCGTTCGGCGGGCTGACGGGGACGTTGCTGTACTGGAAGCGGCTGGGCAAAGGCGTCTGAGGGCCAAGGGTCTAAGAACG includes the following:
- a CDS encoding acyl-CoA carboxylase subunit beta — translated: MTQLALELQELIATMEQRRAKVELGGGLERQKKQRAGGKLTARERIDTLLDAGSFLELGTFVEHGGGRLMQGVEAPGEGVVTGSGTIDGRQVFVFSQDFTVLGGSLGKMNAAKITKVMDLAAKTGCPVIGLNDSAGARIQEGVDSLSGYGEIFYRNAIYSGAVPQISAILGPCAGGAVYSPALTDFILMSGGSSYMFITGPEVIKSVTREDVTFDQLGGADVHTRKSGVAHLEYDGDEAVLRGIRDLLGYLPQSAREKPPVQPTSDPANRRNDALLNIVTPDQRRPYDMHDVIHELVDDGTFLEIQPNWAKNILIGFARLNGQSVGIVANNPRVMAGTLNIDASDKAARFIRTCDCYNIPILTLVDVTGFLPGVAQEHAGIIRHGAKMLYAYAEATVPKITLITRKSYGGAYLAMNSRDMGADVVYAWPTAAVAVMGAEGAANIVYRRDIQNAENPEAMRAEKIRDYKDAFDNPYVAASKGYIDDVIPMEDTRARLIQTFAMLREKREERPYKKHGNMPL
- a CDS encoding helix-turn-helix domain-containing protein; its protein translation is MTLILDGTDAQADAGEQLAHCIRLEREARGWSQADLAQHSGVSKASISKIERGEMSPTAGTLVRLAGAYGLTLAGLLLRAEGHTGRLVRAADQPRWRDPGSGYERQQIFMRPDHPLEVVRVTLPPHQHVNLPASSYARIRQVVLLEAGALTVQEGPELHELAPGDSLAFGPPHDVTFRNPAAQPCTYLVVLARS
- a CDS encoding GNAT family N-acetyltransferase — protein: MTNPTLPFQIRALNTDSHTADQLCTLLIETVANGESVSFMHPLAPDAAAAFWASSLAAASRGERIVLGAWQDGTLIGTVTLLLDFPPNQPHRAEIAKMMTRLGHRGQGVATALLQEAERMAAQEGRTLLVLDTATDGGAAGLYEKMGYTLAGEIPDFALKPFGGLTGTLLYWKRLGKGV